A single window of Archangium gephyra DNA harbors:
- a CDS encoding translocation/assembly module TamB domain-containing protein gives MSDTPSPTPPRKHRGRWLLWGLLGLLGLVLVLVVGALLYATGPAGEARLQALVVQQANEQLAGRLEVGGLDLGPRSVVLTGVKLYDPEGELVAEVERVEAQLALTPLVGKHVVLRSARLEQPHLYLRQDERGLNLSRAIESRKPKTPEDPNAPRGTLRFTLEELQLEDGSVDYVAEAPEGNREVRLDDLDASGAASWASATEALDAKLDATASLGKPVTGPVRLALKAQGEEGTLSADVDMSGPGLELKATGGLEGEKQARVEVKQLSVAPATARAFLPSYPLAAPVTLSGTVAQAGDTVRVDLDAQAADGTAEVEGALDVERLRTDGLTARVRQLDLGKLLGGGPSTVLAADLRVTGGGKSLETLDGTVDLTLPPSQVGGRTLGPVELHASAKQGRFELSQLQAQAPGASLSARGGGTLEDLRLEGRLVASDLEAFANTVGRLGDGKPLPLSGRGSLDFTVSGPARHPAASLQGGFEALAWADTAVQGLTIDARVPDVTQPLTTDATLKATKLSAGGRTYEDLNAALVTRGRALEATVSTGGATNLLVSLKGTVDKDNEGLGLDALTLRYPEAGWTLQRPTHLGWGNGRVEVATEKEPLTLTSGPQSLSLSLRMEGERLNARTELRDFDLGRLPKAFLPASLDVDGQLSGQVAVSGRMARPDATVDLTLRGGRYQQYADLGFDLQGRYVRDRATGTFAANAPAGRISAKYDVPVQALMQHRREPVDLELTLDQVDIGPALRMAGQPESATGILSGNMTLKGLANDPRLQLTLKGSGLRYWGVPPQQPPPVVLAPGSLPPELRGEPLGFELTARSDDQDGTLSASLDLHGIGSKATASLATPFTLGRLLTNPPTAAQVLDTPMRELRADIRELPLGLLSQLGVAERAGGLLSMTAHVTGPLLAPVGELKLEAKRATVNGLQPLDGNLALNTDKDSVRLQLVARRESTLLAQVDAHVEAPIAALQDQEVVGYIPFTLAVRAGPISQRELMGLASSSSGGRPGSVCRTEEQDSRSTDIQNVLSLNLQARGTLADPQVDLTAGVQNIGLSQIGLGQARLHYTYGDARSVFNALLSAPRGGTLLAKGQLTQDLSLPTLRKGVDFARVPLEVDVDAHQFDLSFLSGSQLPMVRTIGGVLRMEKVHVGGTIGAPTYRGTLEWVKGRLALEGMGDYQDIHVALDVTDKRLNLSDLSASSGGGTLKLQAKADRTSAEAYSLTGEGNLDNFPLVYEDQLLALLRLRTEFQGEVSSKLVNLRNLAIPEAHILLPEAKRKDLQSLERPEGIVLVCNGTPMKAPRRKRTADAASPGTATGGAGPVHEDEEPQRQYIINVNAPKNLWVRGSDVNAEVGLSENFRVEYSDATSIYGEVRVLRGEVEVMGRRLTVQNSSQVRFTGPAAMPYINATAEYDNERAGVKVFITVRGQGKEFTIKPTSEPPLPETEIYTLLATGRRTLKAGGGGSSMNQEQVASVLGSALASQARKALAAKLPLDVFTIEAGEEGFSGARLEVGTYLTDDLYLGYSGRLGAAQTQSSTRRENNNAVRLEYQFSPQWSVEGEYGDAQQGGADVIWSKDY, from the coding sequence TTGAGCGACACCCCGTCCCCGACCCCTCCCCGGAAGCACCGGGGCCGCTGGCTGCTGTGGGGCCTGCTCGGCCTGCTCGGGCTGGTGCTGGTGCTCGTGGTGGGCGCGCTCCTCTATGCCACCGGACCCGCGGGTGAGGCCCGCCTCCAGGCCCTCGTCGTCCAGCAGGCGAACGAGCAGCTCGCGGGCAGGCTGGAGGTGGGCGGGCTCGACCTGGGCCCGCGCTCCGTCGTCCTCACCGGCGTGAAGCTGTACGACCCGGAGGGCGAGCTGGTGGCGGAGGTGGAGCGGGTGGAGGCGCAACTGGCGCTCACCCCGCTGGTGGGCAAGCACGTGGTGCTCCGCTCCGCGCGCCTGGAGCAACCCCACCTCTACCTGCGCCAGGACGAGCGCGGCCTCAACCTCTCGCGCGCCATCGAGTCCCGCAAGCCCAAGACGCCCGAGGACCCCAACGCGCCGCGCGGCACCCTGCGCTTCACCCTCGAGGAGCTCCAGCTCGAGGACGGCTCCGTCGACTACGTCGCGGAGGCGCCCGAGGGCAACCGCGAGGTGCGCCTGGATGACCTGGATGCCTCGGGCGCGGCCTCCTGGGCCTCGGCCACCGAGGCGCTCGACGCGAAGCTCGACGCCACCGCCAGTCTCGGCAAGCCCGTGACGGGCCCGGTGCGTCTGGCCCTGAAGGCCCAGGGCGAGGAAGGCACGCTGAGCGCCGACGTGGACATGAGTGGCCCGGGCCTCGAGTTGAAGGCCACCGGCGGGCTGGAGGGCGAGAAGCAGGCCCGCGTCGAGGTGAAGCAGCTCAGCGTCGCCCCGGCGACGGCGCGCGCCTTCCTGCCCTCCTACCCGCTGGCCGCGCCCGTCACCCTGTCGGGCACCGTGGCCCAGGCGGGCGATACGGTGCGGGTGGACCTGGACGCCCAGGCCGCCGACGGCACCGCCGAGGTGGAGGGGGCCCTGGATGTGGAGCGGCTGCGCACCGACGGCCTCACCGCCCGCGTGCGCCAGCTCGACCTGGGGAAGCTGCTGGGCGGCGGACCGAGCACCGTGCTCGCCGCGGATCTGCGCGTCACCGGAGGCGGCAAGAGCCTGGAGACGCTCGATGGCACGGTGGACCTCACCCTGCCCCCCTCGCAGGTGGGAGGCCGGACGCTCGGCCCGGTGGAGCTGCACGCGAGCGCGAAGCAGGGCCGCTTCGAGCTCTCCCAACTCCAGGCCCAGGCCCCCGGCGCCAGCCTCAGCGCGCGCGGCGGAGGCACCCTGGAGGACCTGCGGCTCGAGGGCCGGCTCGTGGCCTCGGACCTGGAAGCCTTCGCCAACACCGTGGGCCGGCTGGGTGACGGCAAGCCCCTGCCGCTGTCGGGCCGCGGCTCGCTGGACTTCACCGTGTCCGGCCCGGCGCGCCACCCCGCCGCCAGCCTCCAGGGCGGCTTCGAGGCCCTCGCCTGGGCGGACACCGCCGTGCAGGGCCTGACGATCGACGCCCGGGTGCCGGATGTCACGCAGCCCCTCACCACGGATGCGACGCTGAAGGCCACGAAGCTGAGCGCCGGTGGCCGCACCTACGAGGACCTGAACGCCGCGCTCGTCACCCGCGGCCGCGCCCTCGAGGCCACCGTGAGTACCGGAGGCGCCACGAACCTCCTCGTGTCCCTCAAGGGCACCGTGGACAAGGACAACGAGGGCCTCGGGCTCGACGCGCTCACCCTGCGCTACCCCGAGGCGGGCTGGACGCTCCAGCGCCCCACCCACCTGGGCTGGGGCAACGGCCGCGTGGAGGTGGCCACGGAGAAGGAGCCCCTCACCCTCACCTCCGGGCCCCAGTCCCTCTCGCTGTCCCTGCGCATGGAGGGCGAGCGCCTCAACGCCCGCACCGAGCTGCGCGACTTCGACCTCGGACGGCTGCCCAAGGCCTTCCTGCCCGCCTCGCTCGACGTGGACGGCCAGCTCTCCGGCCAGGTGGCGGTGAGCGGCCGCATGGCCCGGCCGGACGCCACGGTGGACCTCACCCTGCGCGGTGGCCGCTACCAGCAGTACGCGGACCTGGGCTTCGACCTCCAGGGCCGCTACGTGCGCGACCGCGCCACCGGCACCTTCGCCGCCAATGCCCCCGCGGGCCGCATCTCGGCGAAGTACGACGTGCCGGTGCAGGCGCTGATGCAGCACCGCCGCGAGCCCGTGGACCTGGAGCTCACCCTGGACCAGGTGGACATCGGCCCCGCGCTGCGCATGGCCGGACAGCCCGAGTCCGCCACCGGCATCCTCTCCGGCAACATGACGCTCAAGGGCCTGGCGAATGATCCACGCCTGCAGCTCACGCTGAAGGGCTCGGGGCTGCGCTACTGGGGGGTGCCGCCCCAGCAGCCGCCTCCCGTGGTGCTCGCACCGGGCTCGCTGCCTCCCGAGCTGCGTGGGGAGCCGCTCGGCTTCGAGCTCACCGCCCGCTCCGACGACCAGGACGGCACGCTCAGCGCGAGCCTGGACCTGCACGGCATCGGCTCGAAGGCCACCGCCAGCCTCGCGACGCCCTTCACGCTCGGCCGGCTCCTGACGAACCCGCCCACGGCGGCCCAGGTGCTGGACACGCCCATGCGCGAGCTGCGCGCCGACATCCGCGAGCTGCCCCTGGGCCTGTTGTCCCAGCTGGGCGTGGCCGAGCGCGCGGGCGGCCTGCTGTCGATGACGGCCCACGTCACCGGCCCCCTGCTGGCCCCCGTGGGCGAGCTGAAGCTGGAGGCGAAGCGGGCCACGGTGAATGGCCTCCAGCCCCTGGACGGCAACCTCGCGCTGAACACGGACAAGGACTCCGTGAGGCTGCAGCTCGTCGCGAGGCGGGAGAGCACGCTGCTCGCGCAGGTGGACGCCCACGTCGAGGCCCCCATCGCCGCGCTGCAGGACCAGGAGGTGGTGGGCTACATCCCCTTCACGCTCGCGGTGCGGGCCGGCCCCATCTCACAGCGCGAGCTGATGGGCCTGGCGTCCTCCAGCTCCGGGGGGCGGCCGGGCTCGGTCTGCCGGACCGAGGAGCAGGACTCGCGAAGCACCGACATCCAGAACGTCCTGTCGCTGAACCTCCAGGCGCGCGGCACGCTGGCGGACCCGCAGGTGGACCTCACCGCCGGAGTGCAGAACATCGGCTTGAGCCAGATTGGCCTCGGCCAGGCGCGCCTCCACTACACCTACGGTGACGCCCGCTCCGTGTTCAACGCGCTCCTGTCCGCGCCCCGGGGCGGCACGCTGCTGGCGAAGGGACAGCTGACGCAGGACCTGTCCCTGCCCACGCTGCGCAAGGGCGTGGACTTCGCCCGGGTGCCGCTGGAGGTGGACGTGGACGCGCACCAGTTCGACCTGTCCTTCCTCTCCGGCTCGCAGCTGCCCATGGTGCGCACCATCGGCGGCGTGCTGCGCATGGAGAAGGTGCACGTGGGCGGCACCATCGGCGCGCCCACCTACCGGGGCACGCTCGAGTGGGTGAAGGGCCGGCTCGCCCTGGAAGGCATGGGCGACTACCAGGACATCCACGTGGCGCTCGACGTCACCGACAAGCGCCTGAACCTCTCGGACCTCTCCGCGAGCAGCGGCGGCGGCACCCTGAAGCTCCAGGCCAAGGCGGACCGCACGTCCGCGGAGGCGTACTCGCTCACGGGTGAGGGCAACCTCGACAACTTCCCGCTCGTCTACGAGGACCAGCTCCTGGCGCTCCTGCGGCTGCGCACCGAGTTCCAGGGCGAGGTGTCCAGCAAGCTCGTCAACCTGCGCAACCTCGCCATTCCCGAGGCCCACATCCTCCTGCCCGAGGCCAAACGCAAGGATTTGCAGTCGCTGGAGCGGCCCGAGGGCATCGTCCTGGTGTGCAACGGGACGCCGATGAAGGCACCGCGGCGCAAGCGGACGGCCGACGCGGCCAGCCCGGGGACCGCCACGGGAGGCGCGGGCCCGGTCCACGAGGACGAGGAGCCCCAGCGCCAGTACATCATCAACGTGAACGCGCCGAAGAACCTCTGGGTGCGGGGCTCGGACGTCAACGCGGAGGTGGGCCTGTCGGAGAACTTCCGCGTCGAGTACTCGGACGCCACCTCCATCTACGGAGAGGTGCGCGTGCTGCGCGGCGAGGTGGAGGTGATGGGCCGGCGCCTCACCGTGCAGAACTCCAGCCAGGTGCGCTTCACCGGCCCGGCCGCCATGCCATACATCAACGCCACGGCCGAGTATGACAACGAGCGCGCGGGCGTGAAGGTCTTCATCACCGTGCGCGGACAGGGCAAGGAGTTCACCATCAAGCCCACCAGCGAGCCGCCGCTGCCGGAGACGGAGATCTACACGCTGCTGGCCACGGGCCGGCGCACGCTCAAGGCGGGCGGCGGCGGGTCGTCGATGAACCAGGAGCAGGTGGCCTCGGTGCTGGGCTCGGCGCTGGCCTCGCAGGCGCGCAAGGCCTTGGCCGCGAAGCTGCCGCTGGACGTGTTCACCATCGAGGCCGGCGAGGAGGGCTTCTCGGGGGCACGGCTGGAGGTGGGCACGTACCTCACGGATGACCTGTACCTGGGCTACAGCGGCCGCCTGGGCGCCGCGCAGACCCAGTCCAGCACCCGGCGCGAGAACAACAACGCCGTGCGGCTGGAGTACCAGTTCAGCCCGCAGTGGAGCGTCGAGGGCGAGTACGGAGACGCCCAGCAGGGCGGCGCGGACGTCATCTGGAGCAAGGACTACTGA
- a CDS encoding pentapeptide repeat-containing protein, translating into MNIIYEDREMEGERLELAGKEEIYFLGPNLTLRRCTLVLRVPARWLHILPTRFIDCSIQVKQELKNHDWSRAFLKGCRFTGRLTGCDFGHRLPHWPGRENGGIEDCDFSEAQLQGCRFHGCDMRTLRLPSWPCFTLLDPIGKSQELNSLKWPGRSHIIVVGLDTEPPSTVAVTYHAPTVAKRYGTTPEELKAVIEKLDFVVY; encoded by the coding sequence ATGAACATCATCTATGAAGACCGGGAGATGGAGGGTGAGCGGCTGGAACTGGCCGGCAAGGAAGAAATCTACTTCCTCGGTCCGAACCTGACCCTGCGGCGTTGCACCCTGGTACTTCGCGTGCCCGCACGCTGGTTGCACATCCTGCCCACGCGCTTCATTGATTGCTCCATCCAGGTGAAGCAGGAGTTGAAGAACCATGATTGGTCGAGGGCGTTCCTGAAAGGCTGCCGGTTCACCGGGCGCTTGACGGGCTGTGACTTCGGCCATCGGCTCCCCCACTGGCCGGGCCGGGAAAACGGCGGCATCGAGGACTGCGACTTCTCCGAGGCTCAGTTGCAGGGCTGCCGCTTCCACGGCTGTGACATGCGGACCCTGCGCCTGCCATCGTGGCCTTGCTTCACTCTCCTGGATCCCATCGGCAAGAGCCAGGAGTTGAACAGCCTCAAGTGGCCAGGCCGGTCTCACATCATCGTGGTAGGCCTCGATACCGAGCCCCCCTCCACCGTGGCTGTGACCTATCACGCCCCGACGGTCGCGAAGCGGTACGGGACCACTCCGGAAGAGCTCAAGGCTGTCATCGAGAAGCTCGACTTCGTCGTCTACTGA
- a CDS encoding 4-alpha-glucanotransferase, with the protein MASTGRISGLLLPLFSLRSKTDFGIGDFGGFDGLFQWMETARQRLLMLLPLLPTSPGDPSPYSTRSAFGLNALFINLEMVPEFHATGGEAALSGEEKRLLAEARAAPRIRYDLVFRLKGAAFRRSFDHFDRTEWPHAPRAKEFDTWRKQQGEWLESYALYTAISQDRHQAPWWEWPEPLKNRQPEALAAETKRLEHEVRYHAWLQWVAEVQWNTVRERAKARGVLLCGDEPFIIGQDSSDVWAHPDILRRDARLGVPPDAFSATGQDWGLPYFDFERMEKDDYRWLKSRAVKAASYYDLRRVDHAVGYFRQWIRDEKTPTGRFIPETEEAWKRNGEKNFRLLSKDAGIVAEDLGVIPPFVRAILKDLGLPGYRVMRWERDDAVYRNPHEFPAVSLVTTGTHDTEPVADWWENAATEEERLAIARVYPEFQGLGVTKEFTPDIHRATLAAALNAGSDLCVLPWQDVLGTRDRINLPGSMSDANWSYRMSQNVEDLLSTEETRKAAERLGLLTASARR; encoded by the coding sequence ATGGCTTCTACCGGCCGGATCTCCGGTCTCCTGCTTCCGCTCTTCTCCCTCCGCTCGAAGACCGACTTCGGTATCGGCGACTTCGGCGGGTTCGATGGCCTCTTCCAGTGGATGGAGACGGCGCGCCAGCGCCTGCTGATGCTGCTGCCGCTCCTGCCCACGTCTCCGGGCGACCCCAGCCCCTACTCCACGCGCTCGGCGTTCGGGCTCAACGCGCTCTTCATCAACCTGGAGATGGTGCCCGAGTTCCACGCCACCGGCGGCGAGGCGGCGCTCTCCGGCGAGGAGAAGCGGCTGCTGGCCGAGGCGCGCGCCGCCCCCCGCATCCGCTACGACCTGGTCTTCCGCCTCAAGGGCGCGGCCTTCCGGCGCTCCTTCGACCACTTCGACCGCACCGAGTGGCCCCACGCCCCGCGCGCGAAGGAGTTCGACACCTGGCGCAAGCAGCAGGGGGAGTGGCTGGAGAGCTACGCGCTCTACACCGCCATCTCCCAGGACCGCCACCAGGCGCCCTGGTGGGAGTGGCCGGAGCCGCTGAAGAACCGGCAGCCCGAGGCGCTCGCGGCCGAGACGAAGCGGCTGGAGCACGAGGTGCGCTACCACGCCTGGCTGCAGTGGGTGGCCGAGGTGCAGTGGAACACGGTGCGCGAGCGGGCCAAGGCGCGCGGCGTGCTGCTGTGCGGGGACGAGCCCTTCATCATCGGCCAGGACAGTTCGGACGTGTGGGCGCACCCGGACATCCTGCGCCGCGACGCGCGCCTGGGCGTGCCGCCGGATGCCTTCTCCGCCACGGGCCAGGACTGGGGCCTGCCCTACTTCGACTTCGAGCGGATGGAGAAGGACGACTACCGCTGGCTCAAGTCGCGCGCCGTCAAGGCGGCCAGCTACTACGACCTGCGCCGGGTGGACCACGCCGTGGGCTACTTCCGCCAGTGGATCCGCGACGAGAAGACGCCCACCGGCCGCTTCATCCCCGAGACGGAGGAGGCCTGGAAGCGCAACGGCGAGAAGAACTTCCGCCTGCTGTCCAAGGACGCGGGCATCGTCGCCGAGGACCTCGGGGTGATTCCGCCCTTCGTGCGCGCCATCCTCAAGGACCTGGGCCTGCCGGGCTACCGGGTGATGCGCTGGGAGCGCGACGACGCCGTCTACCGCAACCCGCACGAGTTCCCCGCCGTGTCGCTCGTCACCACCGGCACCCACGACACAGAGCCCGTGGCCGACTGGTGGGAGAACGCGGCCACCGAGGAGGAGCGCCTGGCCATCGCGCGCGTCTACCCCGAGTTCCAGGGCCTCGGCGTCACCAAGGAGTTCACCCCGGACATCCACCGGGCCACGCTCGCCGCCGCGCTCAACGCGGGAAGCGACCTGTGCGTGCTGCCCTGGCAGGACGTGCTCGGCACGCGCGACCGCATCAACCTGCCGGGCTCCATGAGCGACGCCAACTGGTCCTACCGCATGAGCCAGAACGTCGAGGACCTGCTGAGCACCGAGGAGACGCGCAAGGCCGCCGAGCGGCTGGGCCTCCTCACCGCCTCGGCCCGCCGCTGA
- a CDS encoding anti-sigma factor family protein produces the protein MYTCKDAINLLLDFLDGEMTPEESQHLREHLSGCAPCVDFLRTYRATPGLCKRAMAQQMPKEVSTKLTEYLRARIKSAS, from the coding sequence ATGTACACGTGTAAAGACGCCATCAACCTCCTGTTGGATTTCCTCGATGGCGAGATGACGCCCGAGGAGTCACAACACCTGCGCGAGCACCTGTCCGGGTGCGCGCCCTGCGTCGATTTCCTGCGGACCTACAGGGCCACGCCGGGGCTGTGCAAGCGTGCGATGGCCCAGCAGATGCCCAAGGAAGTCTCGACGAAGCTCACCGAATACCTGCGCGCGCGCATCAAGTCCGCCTCGTGA
- a CDS encoding DNA-3-methyladenine glycosylase → MRLPVSFYARPALTVARELLGTHLVVEEGGWRRVGRIVETEAYVGEHDLACHASKGRTPRTEVLFGPPGRAYVYLIYGMYHCFNVVTDVEGVGSAVLVRAVEPVAGLPEDARTDGPGRLCRALGLTLAHNRWDLQDAALHLAPGEPVPEARVERGPRIGVDYAGEWAREPYRLWLRDSQHVSRPPSRRRRERP, encoded by the coding sequence GTGCGACTCCCCGTCTCCTTCTATGCGCGCCCCGCGCTCACCGTGGCCCGGGAACTGCTGGGCACCCACCTCGTCGTCGAGGAGGGGGGCTGGCGCCGGGTGGGCCGCATCGTGGAGACGGAGGCCTACGTGGGCGAGCACGACCTGGCCTGCCACGCCTCCAAGGGCCGCACGCCCCGGACCGAGGTGCTCTTCGGGCCGCCGGGGCGGGCCTACGTCTACCTCATCTATGGCATGTACCACTGCTTCAACGTGGTGACGGACGTGGAGGGGGTGGGCTCGGCGGTGCTGGTGCGGGCGGTGGAGCCGGTGGCGGGGCTGCCCGAGGACGCCCGGACGGATGGGCCGGGGCGGTTGTGCCGGGCCCTGGGACTGACGCTGGCCCACAACCGGTGGGATTTGCAGGACGCGGCCCTCCACCTGGCCCCGGGCGAGCCGGTGCCGGAGGCCCGGGTGGAGCGGGGCCCCCGCATCGGGGTGGACTACGCCGGGGAGTGGGCCCGGGAGCCCTACCGGTTGTGGCTCCGGGACAGTCAACACGTGAGCCGTCCACCGTCCCGCCGCCGCCGAGAGCGGCCTTGA
- a CDS encoding BamA/OMP85 family outer membrane protein: MDVADFRLRQFLRGTSLLLLLSAGCGTPSGATRPDQPKVVDLKIEGADEVKASDIKEKIVTSETPWWEPFNPFVGPNYFDENAWLADLRRIKRFYQSQGYYQVQLESEQLEDTVVRKGEDAVALRVKVRQEGEPTRVGTFEVKGMEALPPEHRARVLAELPLEPVRGDEERPIFREEGWEETKELMQQRLRELGYAEAEVSGEVQVDLATHEAKVLLEVRPGLRYRFGNIFVATDANPQVKPRRIIEQAQGAIRKGEWYSETALSEAQSRVFRMGVFGAVKVNRGAPDREARTVPVVVDVREAPFRSIRLGGGVGLDAARQEVRAVGEWTDRNFFGGLRRLTVGGRVGYAFIPDIRAAFDRLDTDGDGVLDAPNLSTPHGVVFELSTQFEQPRFLARDLRLQTTLTAERGLEQAYNFIGGRLRGGVIWQPYPEFSLFPSYNLEVYRLQGQRGLQDQTTVPPLVLGCPAGAGVDTCNISVSYLEQIAEWDRRDDPIAPRNGFYTALSLQEGGGPLQGDYDFLRVLPDVRGYYTFGDSERFTLAARLRLGTLLTPVVTNEAGERIRQESAIVNRFFAGGGASMRGFNSRRLSPMNRISKDANLSPSDQIVPIGGNSLVETSVELRMKVIGNLYLAAFHDTGLVGAGPLNFGSHQADVRKESGRVFGDYHYQAVGLGVRYVTIVGPLRLDLARRLNIGRPLPIFDPASGAPETLGGLGDCFGIGGVESTAAAANLYAGSPEGLCTFFLSIGEAF, encoded by the coding sequence GTGGACGTCGCGGACTTTCGCCTTCGCCAGTTCCTTCGCGGTACCAGCCTCCTGCTCCTCCTCTCGGCCGGGTGCGGCACGCCCTCGGGCGCCACCCGGCCGGACCAGCCCAAGGTCGTGGACCTGAAGATCGAGGGTGCCGACGAGGTGAAGGCCTCCGACATCAAGGAGAAGATCGTCACCAGTGAGACGCCCTGGTGGGAGCCCTTCAACCCCTTCGTGGGCCCCAACTACTTCGACGAGAACGCGTGGCTCGCGGACCTGCGGCGCATCAAGCGCTTCTACCAGTCGCAGGGCTACTACCAGGTGCAGCTCGAGTCGGAGCAGCTCGAGGACACGGTGGTGCGCAAGGGGGAGGACGCCGTCGCGCTCCGGGTGAAGGTGCGGCAGGAGGGCGAGCCCACCCGGGTGGGTACGTTCGAGGTGAAGGGGATGGAGGCGCTGCCCCCGGAGCACCGCGCGCGGGTGCTGGCGGAGCTGCCGCTGGAGCCGGTCCGGGGGGACGAGGAGCGGCCCATCTTCCGCGAGGAGGGCTGGGAGGAGACGAAGGAGCTGATGCAGCAGCGCCTGCGCGAGCTGGGCTACGCCGAGGCGGAGGTGAGCGGCGAGGTGCAGGTGGACCTGGCCACCCACGAGGCGAAGGTGCTGCTGGAGGTGAGGCCGGGCCTGCGCTACCGCTTCGGCAACATCTTCGTGGCCACGGACGCCAACCCGCAGGTGAAGCCGCGGCGCATCATCGAGCAGGCGCAGGGCGCCATCCGCAAGGGCGAGTGGTACAGCGAGACGGCGCTGTCCGAGGCCCAGTCGCGCGTCTTCCGCATGGGCGTGTTCGGCGCGGTGAAGGTCAACCGCGGCGCGCCGGACCGCGAGGCCCGCACGGTACCGGTGGTGGTGGACGTGCGCGAGGCGCCCTTCCGCTCCATCCGCCTGGGTGGCGGCGTGGGCCTGGACGCGGCCCGGCAGGAGGTGCGCGCGGTGGGCGAGTGGACGGACCGCAACTTCTTCGGCGGTCTGCGCCGGCTCACCGTGGGTGGCCGGGTGGGTTATGCCTTCATCCCCGACATCCGAGCCGCCTTCGATCGACTCGACACGGATGGGGACGGCGTGTTGGACGCCCCCAACCTCAGCACCCCGCACGGCGTCGTCTTCGAGCTGTCCACCCAGTTCGAGCAGCCGCGCTTCCTCGCCCGCGACTTGAGGCTGCAGACGACGCTCACCGCGGAGCGGGGCCTGGAGCAGGCCTACAACTTCATCGGCGGGCGCCTGCGCGGCGGCGTCATCTGGCAGCCCTACCCCGAGTTCTCCCTCTTCCCCAGCTACAACCTGGAGGTCTACCGGCTCCAGGGTCAGCGCGGCCTGCAGGACCAGACGACCGTTCCGCCCCTCGTGCTGGGCTGCCCCGCGGGCGCGGGCGTGGACACCTGCAACATCTCCGTGAGCTACCTCGAGCAGATCGCCGAGTGGGACCGCCGCGATGATCCCATCGCGCCGAGGAACGGCTTCTACACCGCGCTGTCGCTGCAGGAGGGCGGCGGGCCCCTCCAGGGTGACTACGACTTCCTGCGCGTGCTGCCGGACGTGCGCGGCTACTACACCTTCGGCGACAGCGAGCGCTTCACCCTGGCGGCACGGCTGCGGCTGGGCACGCTGTTGACCCCCGTGGTCACCAACGAGGCGGGCGAGCGCATCCGGCAGGAGAGCGCCATCGTCAACCGCTTCTTCGCGGGCGGCGGCGCCTCCATGCGCGGCTTCAACAGCCGGCGGCTCTCGCCCATGAACCGGATCAGCAAGGACGCCAACCTGTCCCCCTCCGACCAGATCGTCCCCATCGGCGGCAACAGCCTCGTGGAGACCTCGGTGGAGCTGCGCATGAAGGTGATCGGCAACCTGTACCTCGCCGCCTTCCACGACACCGGGCTCGTGGGCGCCGGCCCGCTGAACTTCGGGTCCCATCAGGCCGACGTCCGCAAGGAGAGCGGCCGCGTCTTCGGGGACTACCACTACCAGGCGGTGGGGCTCGGTGTGCGCTACGTCACCATCGTCGGGCCCCTGCGGCTGGACCTGGCCCGGAGGTTGAATATTGGCCGGCCCCTGCCCATCTTCGACCCGGCCTCCGGAGCGCCCGAAACCCTGGGGGGACTGGGAGATTGCTTCGGAATCGGTGGGGTGGAGTCCACCGCGGCGGCCGCCAATCTCTATGCTGGAAGCCCGGAAGGACTCTGCACGTTCTTCCTGTCGATCGGAGAAGCGTTTTGA
- a CDS encoding RNA polymerase sigma factor codes for MSDDAVKEEDRQLVARAQAGDISAFEALVEAHRDKVYGLTLRMTRSEADAAEITQDTFLSAYQHLKDFRGDAAFGSWVHRIAANNALMRLRHRRVVQAAEEELQGPEFTERGSLAEYPPQDWSRSAEGKILDAELGRAIQGATDRLPEGYREVFLLKDVEGLSYEQIAEVTGDSIPAIKSRLHRARLALREAIDRFYNQGSAGG; via the coding sequence ATGTCCGACGACGCCGTCAAGGAAGAGGATCGGCAGCTCGTGGCGCGGGCCCAGGCCGGCGACATCAGCGCCTTCGAGGCGTTGGTGGAGGCCCATCGGGACAAGGTGTACGGCCTGACGCTGCGGATGACGCGCTCCGAGGCCGACGCGGCCGAAATCACCCAGGACACCTTCCTGTCCGCCTATCAACACCTCAAGGACTTCCGGGGGGATGCCGCCTTCGGCTCGTGGGTGCACCGGATTGCCGCCAACAACGCCCTCATGCGGCTGCGGCACCGGCGGGTGGTGCAGGCGGCCGAGGAAGAGCTCCAGGGCCCGGAGTTCACCGAGCGTGGGAGCCTGGCCGAGTACCCTCCCCAGGACTGGAGCCGGAGCGCCGAGGGCAAGATTCTGGACGCGGAGCTCGGGCGGGCCATCCAGGGGGCGACCGACCGCCTGCCCGAGGGGTACCGGGAAGTCTTTCTCTTGAAAGACGTGGAGGGCCTCAGTTACGAACAGATCGCCGAGGTGACGGGGGACTCCATTCCCGCCATCAAGAGCCGGTTGCACCGCGCCCGGCTCGCGCTTCGCGAAGCCATCGACCGGTTCTACAATCAAGGCAGTGCGGGCGGGTGA